GACCTTGACCCTTCTGAAACTTAGCCAGGAGGAGTATGTaggacttgggcagccccggtggcgcagcaatttagcgccgccttcagcccagggtgtgatggagcctgcttctccctctgcctgtgtctctgcctctctctctcagtctgtgtctctcgtgaataaataaataaatctttaaataataataataataaagtttgatttacttataaaataaaagaagtatgtAGGACTTATTGTTTCCTTATGTGTAGGAGGTCATGGCTGGATCTGGGGAGGCTGCAGCGACAATGTGGAATTTGGGGAAAGGATCTCCAAACTCTTTGTGGACAGCctggaaaagggaaaagatgCCAGAGCCCTGATGAACCTTCACAACAACAGGGCAGGCAGGCTGGTAGGTATAGGAGCCCCCCAGTGAACTATCAGGATCACTATTGGCAATAGCCTCACATGTGCACAGCCCTTTACAACCTAGCAAGAGCTGTCTCAGACCCATGTGCCATCCTCATACCACCTAACAGGACTGGGATGGCCACCGCCATTCTCTGGATGACAAAGTCAGTTCAATACAACTAATAAGCATCAGAACCAGGCAATAAACTCAGATCTTCTActttagtattattatgaaacaTTACCATGTAGCCCCTTCTGCAGGCAGGTTTCTGAGAACACAGGACAATACGGTAGCAATGCCTTGCTTTCatgacaaaattttaaacatttcaactGTGTATTCTAGGAAAttaatgggggaggggagggagatcATCCAAATTGTATCCTAAAATCTGTCTGGATTTCTAGGGATTGGGACTTATCTAGACTTCTCTGGAGGGGCTGTTTTCACCCAAGACTTCTGGAGTGTTCTGAATTCAAGTGCAAGCAAGTTGGATTTAAAACTAAGAGCATAAAAATTTCCCCGTGAGCCCATACCTGGAAGACCTGATTGCCCAGGGCAAGGGGAAGAGATTTTCAAGGCAATTACACACACATGGGTAATTGCCTTGCCGGTAGAGGTCCAGACTGCATGAACTCCCCTACCACTGGGAGAGGACAAACCCTCACCAATACTCCAGCCTCTACCTTCAAGACAATAACAGTGCCGATGatcatattttctcctttaatttacCCGGAACTTTCTTGATCATTCTTATTCCAATGACAGAGAGAAACAAGCTCAACAAGGGATGGAGTTGGGCCTAGAGCCTCGGTTTCCTATTCCTGCAACTTCTTCAACACTTGCTTGATTTTCCCATACAATACCCAACAGCACTTTAAAATTACCCTTATAGGGACGactaggtggcttagcggttgagcacctgccttcggcccagcgtgtgatcccggggtcctgggatcgagtcccacatcggtctccctgcatggggcctgcttctccctctgcctgtgtctctgcctctctgtgtgtgtctcttatgaataaataaataaaatcttttaaaaataaataaaattaccctTATAAGGCCTTTACACCCCTGAATACTCTAATTGAGAAGATCTGAGGTGGGGCCCAGGAACGAGCATTTCCCACAGGCCTCTCCAGTAATTCTGATGCTCTTCCAAAGTTAAGAAGGACAACTCTAAAATATCCCATTGAATTACTAGCCTTTGGTCTTCCCTACccaatgtcattttattttttgtcctctctcacttcctctctctctaggCAGTGAGAGCCATCATGAAAAGGACCTGCAAATGTCATGGCATCTCTGGGAGCTGCAGCATCCAGACATGCTGGCTGCAGCTGGCTGACTTCCGGGAAATGGGAGACTACCTGAAAGCCAAGTACAAGCAGGCCCTGAAAATTGAGATGGATAAGCGGCAGTTGAGGGCTGGGAACAGTGCTGAGGGCCACTGGGCCCCCACTGAGGCCTTCCTTCCTAGTGCAGAGGCTGAGCTGATCTTTTTAGAGGAGTCACCAGATTACTGTACCCGTAATTCCAGTCTGGGCGTCTATGGCACAGAAGGTCGGGAGTGTCTGCAGGACAGCCACAACACATCCAGGTGGGAGCAACACAGCTGCGGGCGCCTATGCACCGAGTGTGGCCTGCAGGTGGAAGAGAGAAGAACTGAGGCTATCAGCAGCTGTAACTGCAAATTCCAGTGGTGCTGTACAGTCAGGTGCGACCAGTGTAGGCACGTAGTGAACAAGTACTACTGCACAAGCTCCCTGGGCAGCGCTTCGGCCAGAGGCAAGGGCAGTGCTTCATAGCAAGCACTTGCTTAGTTGCAAGTGAATTTGACAATGGGAGGGGACATGGTTTCTTTCTCAGAAAGAGTGAATTAGAAAATCACATAGTTGGTCTGTAGCTCTCTTCATATCTGCTATTGATGGGGAAATGGAGGCCCAAGGTTATATAGCATATTCTTGACAGAGTTGAAATTGGAATGTGGCATTCTAACGTGGGCAGACCTCATTTAATCTCTCCTGCAAGCTGTTTCCTGGACTTTGTGTCTGTACTTTTGCATCTTGCTAAAGGGGAGTTTGGCTTGGGGGTCTTATCCAGAGGGACCCTCAAAGTACTTGTCACCATAAGTTTCAGAGGGAATGGAAGCAAAAACCAAAGAGTTCTGTTCAGACTTCTGAAGGAGCAAGCTTCCCCGATGCTGGCTAACTCCAGAAAGAACAACTATATGTTCACGCAGATCATTGAGGCAGAAACCATACATGTACCTAGTGGGTGGCTTTTAAGGTATTGAGTTTTTCATCTGAGTATgcacttttaaaaagttctcagggcacctgactcgctcagttggaagagcatgtgattcttgatattggggttgtgagttcaagccctacactgggttcagagcttactgaaaaaaaaagttctccccTCAAAACCCTGGGAAAACCAGGAAACCAGGACCCAACATAAACTGAGGACTTTCCCAGCTCAGAAACCACCTCTGTAGCCATGGAAAAAGAATGGTCATAGCAAATGGGCAGGTGACCCCAACTTATCTAGAGGAGGCTCTCCTCCATTACCCTGCCCAAAGAGAGAGATTTTTGCCCCCAAGAGCTGTGAAAGGACTCTTTTGTTATTTTCCCAGATTGGGAATTCAACTTCATTTTGCAATAAATGCTAGAATATACATCTACCTGAGACGTTTTATTTCTCACTTTGGTAACCTTAGGATAAGAAAGGGAATTGAAAACCCTGCTTGTATATTCCAGTTGTGCACAAAACTAAGGGAAAAACTGGAAATACACAACCCTCTTGGTATAAGTGTTTAAGAGATGATATAATTGAGAATCAGGAACTGGTCAATAGGAAAACAATGTAGACTCCTGGATTTAGGTGGTGTTATTTTAATGCAACCTAAGAAACTTGATGAACAAGGAAGCCTTTTGAACTTGAACCATATTCAAAGTGTGTTTGCTCTCTTAACTTGGGCTTCCTGGGGTGTCTGTATGCCTCAGGGAGACCCTGGGCTAGAGAGACTAGGAAAGTTGTGGATTCTACCTTCCTCATTTGCACTTCTACATCTTCCActggcaatcttggggtggagagcCCTTGGGGGCTCAAAAATTGGTCTCCTAAATTTGAGCATCTCAGCTTTAGGAGTCTCCCCTTTGTGCAAAGGCCAACCATAAACAAGTACAATGACTGATCACCAAGAGTGAAGAAACCTCTCAgcttaatgttttaaattagaaaacaatttaaatgttcaaCAGTAGGGCAAAGTAGTTAAATCATGGCCCCACAATGGAATATCAaccattaaaatcatattttggaGAAATACCTGGCAACATGAAAAACATACATGATATATTAAGTGAGTAAAGTTAATTACAAAACAGCATGTTCAGGATAactcaattttgttttcaaaaacttgaaaaaactGGGTCACCTGCTGACTCAGTTCTTAGGTcatgccactctttttttttttttttaagattttatttatttattcatgatattcacacagagagagagagagagagagaggcagagacataggcagagggagaagcaggctccatgcaggaagtccgacgtgggatttgatcccaggtctccaggatcgcaccctggaccaaaggcaggcactaaaccgctgcaccacccagggatcccatcatgccactcttgatttcagggttgtgagttcaagccccacactgggcatacaactgactttaaaaaaaaaaaaaaaaagagggatccctgggtggcgcagcggtttggcgcctgcctttggcccagggcgcgatcctggagacccgggatcgaatcctacgttgggcttccagtgcatggaacctgcttctccctctgcctatgtctctctctctctctctctatcataaataaattaaaaaaaatttttaaaaaaagaaagaaaatatttgctattgtGTAGTACCAAATAGAGTAATATGTTTACCtgtttgtgtttttctgtgttcTTACACTTGTCTacgataataaatatttttcttatcaaaaagaatcgttactggggtgcctggctggctcagtcagtacatgtaattcttgatctcagggtggtgtgTTCAAGccctcgaaagaaagaaagaaaccaagaaaccaagaaagaacaaaaggacaaaagaaaaaaggaagaaagatagatttaaaaaatactttttataaaatacttctggaaaaaaagaatgagttattttttttttaaatgccaacagGAAAtaaccttcttcttcttcttcttttttttttttttttttttttttttttttttttttttagtgaatagAAATGTGAAATATTCATTAAGGAAGATGGCATCTCAAGAGAAAccataggggatgcctgggtggctcagtggttgagcctttgccttcagctcaggtcgtggtcctagggtcccgggatggagtcccgcatcggcttcctgcatggagcctgcttctccctctgcctatgtctctgtctctctctgggtctctcatgaataaataaataaaatcttgagagagagagagagagagagcgagaaaccATAAGCAGGTACCTTGAAAGCTTACTGTGGTCTTTATTTCTTCTGGTGCATTTACAACTCCCACGGATGgtggaaacaagaaaaaatccATTAAAGTACAGCCTATGTCAAGAAAATGGAAGATTTCTTCTACCTTTCTCCTAAGAAAGTTTACAGAAAGACACTACAGTTATTgacagagaaagtgtgtgtggCGGTAGTGAAAAGGGGAAAGAGACACCATCTAAGCATAAAAATTATGGTGAAGAAATAGGCaatcaaaagaaaagattaacctggggctcagagaaaaacaaaaatcataaaattatgtGGCATTGAGGTCAATCCTCCAGTGCACACAGATGCCAAAGTGCCCGTCATAAAATCCGAATTGTGAAACTGTGCTAGGGAAATGAACAAACTAGATTTTCTCCCTTCATTCCTAACGGAATCTCCATCCAAAGGACCCAGGTACTTGATGCTTTGCCATCAATCAATCACATCAACAATCTTCCTACATAGACCCTGAGccggaaaggaaaggaattcagATTTCTCTACATCCATCACCTTCCTGTCAGGGATCCATTCCATGGCTTACGGTGTTACTCAGCTTCCTTAGTTACaaccctcccctccttcccttttggCTCACCCTGACAAGTGGGCTCTCATGGAGGTGACAGGACAGTAAAACTCCTATGTTCAGTACGTTCAGGACC
Above is a window of Canis lupus baileyi chromosome 10, mCanLup2.hap1, whole genome shotgun sequence DNA encoding:
- the WNT8A gene encoding protein Wnt-8a isoform X3, giving the protein MGDLFMLRVAMGICYATFSASAWSVNNFLITGPKAYLTYTTSVALGAQSGIEECKFQFAWERWNCPESALQLSTHNRLRSATRETSFIHAISSAGVMYIITKNCSMGDFENCGCDESKNGKTGGHGWIWGGCSDNVEFGERISKLFVDSLEKGKDARALMNLHNNRAGRLAVRAIMKRTCKCHGISGSCSIQTCWLQLADFREMGDYLKAKYKQALKIEMDKRQLRAGNSAEGHWAPTEAFLPSAEAELIFLEESPDYCTRNSSLGVYGTEGRECLQDSHNTSRWEQHSCGRLCTECGLQVEERRTEAISSCNCKFQWCCTVRNVKYSLRKMASQEKP
- the WNT8A gene encoding protein Wnt-8a isoform X5, which translates into the protein MGDLFMLRVAMGICYATFSASAWSVNNFLITGPKAYLTYTTSVALGAQSGIEECKFQFAWERWNCPESALQLSTHNRLRSATRETSFIHAISSAGVMYIITKNCSMGDFENCGCDESKNGKTGGHGWIWGGCSDNVEFGERISKLFVDSLEKGKDARALMNLHNNRAGRLAVRAIMKRTCKCHGISGSCSIQTCWLQLADFREMGDYLKAKYKQALKIEMDKRQLRAGNSAEGHWAPTEAFLPSAEAELIFLEESPDYCTRNSSLGVYGTEGRECLQDSHNTSRWEQHSCGRLCTECGLQVEERRTEAISSCNCKFQWCCTVSE
- the WNT8A gene encoding protein Wnt-8a isoform X2 gives rise to the protein MTRTNSCYQDRSVNNFLITGPKAYLTYTTSVALGAQSGIEECKFQFAWERWNCPESALQLSTHNRLRSATRETSFIHAISSAGVMYIITKNCSMGDFENCGCDESKNGKTGGHGWIWGGCSDNVEFGERISKLFVDSLEKGKDARALMNLHNNRAGRLAVRAIMKRTCKCHGISGSCSIQTCWLQLADFREMGDYLKAKYKQALKIEMDKRQLRAGNSAEGHWAPTEAFLPSAEAELIFLEESPDYCTRNSSLGVYGTEGRECLQDSHNTSRWEQHSCGRLCTECGLQVEERRTEAISSCNCKFQWCCTVRCDQCRHVVNKYYCTSSLGSASARGKGSAS
- the WNT8A gene encoding protein Wnt-8a isoform X4; this encodes MMSREQSSIPHITWKAYLTYTTSVALGAQSGIEECKFQFAWERWNCPESALQLSTHNRLRSATRETSFIHAISSAGVMYIITKNCSMGDFENCGCDESKNGKTGGHGWIWGGCSDNVEFGERISKLFVDSLEKGKDARALMNLHNNRAGRLAVRAIMKRTCKCHGISGSCSIQTCWLQLADFREMGDYLKAKYKQALKIEMDKRQLRAGNSAEGHWAPTEAFLPSAEAELIFLEESPDYCTRNSSLGVYGTEGRECLQDSHNTSRWEQHSCGRLCTECGLQVEERRTEAISSCNCKFQWCCTVRCDQCRHVVNKYYCTSSLGSASARGKGSAS
- the WNT8A gene encoding protein Wnt-8a isoform X1, which codes for MGDLFMLRVAMGICYATFSASAWSVNNFLITGPKAYLTYTTSVALGAQSGIEECKFQFAWERWNCPESALQLSTHNRLRSATRETSFIHAISSAGVMYIITKNCSMGDFENCGCDESKNGKTGGHGWIWGGCSDNVEFGERISKLFVDSLEKGKDARALMNLHNNRAGRLAVRAIMKRTCKCHGISGSCSIQTCWLQLADFREMGDYLKAKYKQALKIEMDKRQLRAGNSAEGHWAPTEAFLPSAEAELIFLEESPDYCTRNSSLGVYGTEGRECLQDSHNTSRWEQHSCGRLCTECGLQVEERRTEAISSCNCKFQWCCTVRCDQCRHVVNKYYCTSSLGSASARGKGSAS